One part of the Solanum dulcamara chromosome 8, daSolDulc1.2, whole genome shotgun sequence genome encodes these proteins:
- the LOC129901671 gene encoding laccase-12-like has protein sequence MDHCCNRIANTLCYFFFIAILLLFVNASTAETHYHDFVIQATPVKRLCKIRNTITVNGQFPGPTLEVNNGDTLVINVVNRARYNVTIHWHGVKQIRTAWADGPEFITQCPIRPGGSYTYRFRIQGQEGTLWWHAHSSWLRATVYGALIIYPKEGEFYPFSKPRRETPILLGEWWDANPIDVVRQATRTGAAPNVSDAYTINGQPGDLYRCSSKDTTVVVVDSGDTNLLRVINAALNQPLFFTVANHKLTVVAADASYVKPFTTSVLMLGPGQTTDVLINGNQPPGRFYIVVRAYASAQGPFDNTTSTAILEYKNTPCSVQGIKINPIFPSLPAFNDTATATTFSTSFRSQRKVEVPTEIDENLFFTVGLGLNNCPRGSSSMSCQGPNGTRFTASMNNISFVLPPNFSILQAHHQGIPGVFSIDFPEVPPVKFDYTGNVSRSLWQPVPGTKVYKLKYGAKVQVVLQGTSIVTGENHPIHLHGYDFHIIAEGFGNFNPQTDTTKFNLVDPPIRNTASVPANGWSVIRFVANNPGVWLMHCHLDVHITWGLAMSFLVENGVSELESLEEPPVDLPVC, from the exons ATGGATCATTGCTGCAATAGAATTGCCAACACTTTGTGTTATTTCTTCTTCATCGCCATTTTGCTTCTCTTCGTAAATGCAAGTACTGCAGAAACACACTACCATGATTTTGTT ATTCAAGCAACACCAGTAAAGAGGTTGTGCAAGATCCGTAACACCATAACTGTGAATGGACAATTTCCTGGACCAACCTTGGAAGTGAACAATGGTGATACCTTAGTCATCAACGTAGTCAACAGAGCTCGGTACAATGTAACCATTCACTG GCATGGAGTCAAGCAAATAAGAACAGCATGGGCTGATGGACCAGAATTTATAACACAGTGCCCAATTAGACCAGGAGGGAGTTACACTTACCGCTTCAGAATTCAAGGACAGGAAGGCACACTTTGGTGGCACGCCCACAGCTCATGGCTCAGGGCCACTGTTTACGGCGCTTTAATCATCTACCCAAAAGAAGGAGAATTCTACCCATTTTCTAAGCCCAGAAGAGAGACACCCATTCTGCTTG GTGAGTGGTGGGACGCAAATCCTATTGACGTCGTAAGGCAAGCCACGAGAACAGGAGCAGCTCCTAATGTATCTGATGCATACACCATTAATGGTCAACCGGGTGATCTCTACAGGTGTTCGAGTAAAG ATACTACTGTAGTCGTTGTGGACTCTGGTGACACCAACCTCCTTCGAGTTATCAATGCTGCACTCAACCAGCCGCTTTTCTTTACTGTGGCAAACCACAAGCTAACAGTTGTTGCAGCAGACGCCTCTTATGTTAAACCCTTCACCACCTCAGTGCTTATGCTAGGTCCTGGGCAGACTACTGATGTCCTAATAAATGGTAACCAGCCACCAGGCAGATTCTACATAGTAGTACGAGCTTATGCAAGTGCTCAAGGACCTTTTGACAACACCACTAGCACAGCTATTCTTGAATACAAGAATACTCCTTGTTCTGTTCAGGGGATCAAGATCAATCCAATTTTCCCATCTTTACCAGCATTTAATGACACTGCCACTGCCACGACCTTCTCAACTAGTTTCAGAAGCCAAAGAAAAGTGGAGGTGCCAActgaaattgatgaaaatttgTTCTTCACGGTTGGGCTAGGTCTCAACAACTGCCCTAGAG GTTCAAGCTCCATGAGTTGTCAAGGTCCAAATGGAACTCGATTCACTGCCAGTATGAACAACATATCTTTTGTGCTACCACCCAATTTTTCCATTCTGCAAGCACATCACCAAGGGATACCTGGAGTTTTCTCAATTGATTTCCCAGAAGTTCCACCTGTGAAATTTGATTACACTGGTAATGTAAGTCGATCACTCTGGCAACCTGTTCCAGGAACTAAAGTTTATAAGCTAAAATATGGGGCAAAAGTGCAAGTTGTTTTACAAGGAACGAGCATCGTCACAGGTGAAAACCACCCAATCCATCTTCATGGATATGATTTTCACATTATTGCGGAGGGCTTTGGGAACTTTAATCCTCAAACTGATACAACGAAATTCAACCTTGTTGATCCACCTATCAGAAACACGGCAAGTGTACCTGCCAATGGATGGTCAGTCATCAGATTTGTTGCTAACAATCCAG GAGTCTGGTTAATGCATTGTCACCTGGATGTTCATATTACCTGGGGTTTGGCCATGTCATTCCTGGTGGAAAATGGAGTTAGTGAATTGGAATCATTGGAAGAGCCTCCAGTCGATTTGCCTGTTTGTTGA